The genomic window GAATATCATCGGGTATCTGCCGGAAGAACGTGGACTGTACCGAAAAAGCAAGATACTCAGCGCCATCCTGTATTTTGCCGCACTGAAAGGAATGGACGAACGGGAGGCAAAGGCGGCGGCATTCAAATGGCTCGATCGTTTTGGGCTTAAAGATAGTGCCTTCCGCAAGGTGGAAGAGCTTTCCAAAGGCAATCAGCAGAAAATCCAGCTCATCATTTCGATTCTCCATAACCCGCAGCTTCTGATCCTCGACGAACCATTCTCCGGTCTCGATCCCGTTAATCAGATTCTCCTCAAAGACATCCTGATGGAACTCCGTCAACAAAATGTGGCGATCGTGTTCTCGACACATCAGATGGAGCAGGTTGAAAAGATGTGCGACAACATCTGCCTCATCAACAAAGGCAAGCCTGTTTTGAGCGGATCCTTGAGGGATGTGAAACAGCGGTATGGGACGAATACGCTGCGCCTGGAATTTGAAGGAGACGGAGAATTCCTGAAGAAGTCCCCGCTGGTGAAGAGGGCTGACGTGTATCAGAACTACGCCGAGCTTGAGTTGGTCGACATCAAAAAGAGCAGGGAACTCCTCTCAAAGCTGGACGACAAGCTCAATCTCAGGAAATTTGAAATCGTTGAGCCTTCACTGACCTCGATCTTCATCAATGTGGTTGGAGTGCCGCCAACACCCGCCGAGCCGGTTTCTCAGAAACCGGTGGTGGTCCTTCCGGCGAAGAAGCCGCTTGACAAGCGCCTCAAGAAAGAACTCATCTCAATGGTCTTCGGCGTTGTGATTTTTGCGGCGCTGCTGGTCGTCAACTATCTCAGCACAGAACCAAGCATGGCGATGGTTGGACTGTTTGTAGTTGGCGTCGGACTGTCCGTCTTCAGATACCTGCGCGTGAAGAAACAGGTCGATGCAGACCAGAAGAGATCGGAAGGGGGGCAGATCGAATGAAATCCCTCGTCGTTGCCCGCTGGGAATTCATGGAAAAAGTGAAGTCGAAGGCGTTCATTATCTCGCTCGTCCTGATGCCTTTGATCATGGTCGGGTTCGGCGTCCTGCCGGGTCTGCTCGCATCAAAGCCCGACGCCAAGCCGATTACCGTTGGTATGATCGATGAGACAGGAAGCATTTTGAAGCCTCTGTCGGCGAAGCTGGACGAGAAATACAAGCTTCCCGATGGCCGTCCGAATTACATCCTCCGCAATTTGAAAGAAGATGGATCGGGAGACGACCTCAAGTCGCGGGCCGTTAGAATGATCTCGAACAAGGAGATGGAGGGGTACTTCTCGATTCCTTCGACGGTGTATGACAGCGGAAGAGTCGAGTACCGCGCAGAAAATGTCGGGAACATCCGCATCTCTGAACGATTTTCGCGCACGATGGAGGAAGTGATAGTTGAGCAACGGCTGACGGGCCGGGGTCTCAATCCCGCTGAAATCAAGAAACTCATGGCGAATATCGATGTCAAAGCCCTGAAGGTTTCTGAGCGCGGCGGAGAGAAGGAATCGGGCTTCCTGCAGACATTCGCCAGCGCCTACATCGTCATTATGATGCTGATGTTCCTCGTGATGACGTCAGGCCAGCTTCTGATCCGAAGCGTCGTCGAGGAGAAATCGAATCGTGTGATCGAGGTGCTTCTTTCGTCCTGTTCCGCCCGCGATCTGATGATCGGAAAGATTCTTGGGCTGAGCGGCCTCGGTATTTTGCAAATGCTGATTTGGGGGGTGATCGGATTGGGGATCGCTCTCAAGAGCGGCGCGAATATTTTCGAGATGGAGCCTGTGCTCGTCGCGATCCTCTATGTGTTTGTAGGATACTTCTTCTATTCCGCGATTTTCGTTGCTGCCGGGTCTCCGGTAACGACGGAGCAGGAGGCGCAGCAGATTACGAGTTATGTGAGCCTCGTGCTCGTGTTCCCGATCGTGCTGATGGTCCCTGCTATGCAGAACCCGGATTCATCGTTGATCAAGATACTGTCGTACATCCCGCTCCTCACGCCGGCATTCATGGTGTTGAGGGTCTCGATCCAGATGCCGCCTCTGTGGGAGATCCTCGCGACACTCGGACTGCTTCTCGCGTCCACTGTTTTGATGATGTGGGTGGCAGGGAAGATTTTCCGGACTGCGATCCTGGTGTACGGCAAGCGGCCGACGATTCCCGAATTGATTCGCTGGATCAGAACGCCGTAGAGTCGATACCGCCGTCGCAACGAGGTACGGGTTTCTGGATGACAAGAAGCATCACACAACGATTCTTATTCACTTAGACAAGGCTGTCCGTGACAATCGAGACGTTTCTTTTCTACTTCCTTGGCGCCATCTCTGTGGGTTCAGCGCTGATGATGGTCACTCGCCGTAACCCTGTGATCGCAGCCCTCTATCTCATACTCAACTTCTTTGCTCTTGGGGGTCTCTACCTGTCGCTGCACGCCCAGTTCATCGCGTTCATCCAGATTCTGGTGTATGCGGGCGCTATCATGGTGCTATTCCTGTTCGTGATTATGCTCCTGAATCTTGGCGATACCAGCCAGATGCGGGAGAAGATATCGATGAAGAAGATCATCGCGGCGGGACTGAGCTTTGGGGTGTTGATGGAATTGATCTATGTTCTCGGGTTTTCCAAGGCAGCTATGGCTCCATCACAATTTGAGAAAGCGACAGAGATTGGAACTGTCGAGAACATCGGCATGCAACTGTTTACGAAGTTTCTGTTTCCGTTTGAAGTAACATCCATACTCCTGCTGTCGGCGATTGTGGGAGCTGTGATACTCGCGAAGAAAACACTCAGATAACGACTATGGATCTCCAGTCATATCTTCTGCTCAGCGCTGCCACGTTTATTATCGGCGTGGTCGGTGTCATCGCCAGGCGCAACGCTATCATCGTGTTCATGTCAATTGAGCTCATGCTGAACTCGGTGAACCTTACGCTGGTTGCATTTTCTGCATTCCTTGGCGATGTGACCGGGCAGATGCTGGTGTTTTTCTCAATGACCGTCGCAGCGGCTGAGGCTGCCATCGGACTTGCGATCATCATCGCCCTGTTCCGTAACAAACAAACGTTAAACCTTGAAGAGCTGAACATTTTGAAGTGGTGATGCTGAATTCGGGTCATCTGATGATCGGGCCATCGGTTGATCTGGAAACTAATTATTGCTTCGATTCCTATGGGTTGACTATCAGATGGTGAGATGACCCGATCTCCCGATACAGGACACTTTCTTATTCAACTATCAGACCTCATGTTCTCCTATACTCCTCTCATAGTTCTCTTTCCGCTGCTCGGATTTGTCTTCCTTGGCCTCTTTGGCTTAAAAGTGAAGAACGAGAAGCTTCTCGGAATTATCGGCAGCGGGTCGGTAGGACTTTCCTTCCTCTTCGCTGTGGGTCTGTTTGCGACCATGCTGGGGATGCACGCAGAAGAGAGAAAGCACGTCGTTGAGTTGTTTACGTGGATCTCGACGTTTACAGGAACTGCGTCTTCGTTCTCGGTTCCTGTCGCGTATCAGGTCGATCAGCTCTCCATCCTGATGACGATGATCATCACGGGCGTGGGTTTTCTGATTCACGTCTATTCGATCGGATACATGCACGGAGATCCGGGATACTGGAGATTTTTCGCCTACCTGAATCTTTTCATTTTCGCGATGCTGAATCTGGTGCTGGCAGACAATTTCCTCCTGATGTTTCTCGGATGGGAGGGGGTTGGACTGTGCTCGTATTTGCTCATCGGGTTCTGGCATGATCGTAAATTCGAGACGGGCGGCTACAAGCCCGGGACGGCCACGACGGCTGATGCCGCCAAGAAGGCATTTGTCGTCAACCGGATTGGGGATTTCGGTTTTCTCCTGGCGATGTTTCTGATCTTCGTGAATTTTGGGAGCCTGAATTTCGACGCCGTCTTTGGTAGAGCGGCTATCCTGAGCGAAGGGAATAGCGCCCTGCTGTGGATCGCCCTGCTGCTGTTTCTCGGGGCTACCGGTAAGTCCGCACAGATTCCACTCTTTGTCTGGCTGCCCGATGCCATGGCCGGCCCGACTCCCGTGAGTGCGCTGATCCACGCTGCCACGATGGTGACGGCAGGTGTCTATATGGTTGCGCGATGCTCCTTGTTGTATGCTCTTGCCCCTGGGGCAATGCAGGTCATGGCGATCGTCGGAGCGCTGACCGCGCTGATGGCAGCGACCATCGGTCTGGTGCAGAATGACATCAAGAAAGTACTCGCGTACTCGACGGTAAGCCAACTCGGCTATATGTTTCTGGGTATGGGCGTAGCAGCTTTCTCTGCCGGCATCTTTCACGTGCTGACGCATGCGTTTTTCAAAGCGCTCCTCTTCCTCGGTTCGGGAGCGGTAATCCATGCCATGCATGATGAGCAGGATATACAAAAAATGGGCGGCCTCAAGCATCATATGCCGACCACCTATAAGACCTTCCTCATCGGAGCGATTGCGATCGCGGGAATTCCGCCGTTCGCCGGATTCTTCAGCAAGGACGAGATCCTCTGGAAAGCCTTCAGCAGCGAACACGGTTCAATTCTCTTGTGGGTGATGGGTGTACTCGGGGCTGCGATGACGGCGTTTTACATGTTCAGACTTGTAAGCCTGACATTCGAGGGGGAGAAACGATACGGATCTGATGTCCACCCGCATGAAGCCCCGAAGACCATGACTGTGCCGCTTATCATTCTGGCGTTTCTCTCGATCGTTGGAGGGTTCGTTGGTATCCCTGAAAGTCTTCTCGGGGGAAATGCGCTTGAGCACTGGCTGGAGCCGGTATTCGCACCGGCATACGACAGGTTGAGAATGAGTACGCATCCTCTCGAGATAACCGAATACCTGCTCATGGTGCTCTCTGTTGGCGTTGCAGCAGCCGGCATCTATGCCGCACGGACAGTCTATCTCCGCAGGCCGGAACTCGCAGACGAGTGGAAGGCAAAGTATGCGCTTGCATATAAATGGCTCTTCAACAAATACTACATCGATGAAGCATACGATGCTCTCATCGTGAGTCCGACCGTGAAAGTCTCCGAAGGGTTCCTTTGGAAGGGAATCGATGTCAGGGTGATTGACGGGATTGTCGACGGATCAGCACGGCTGATAGCAATGCTTGCCCAGGGAGTCAGGCGCATCCAAACAGGAGTTGCCCAGCAGTATGCGACGGTTTTTGTAGGCGGTATTGTGCTCGTACTCATGTGGTTGATCCTCAAATAGACTAGCTGGTGAAGAGTATTCCATGGTTTATCAACATCTTCTGACGCTTACCATCTTCTTTCCGATTCTGGGCGTTCTGGCTCTGTTCTTCGTCAACAGAGAGAATGCGCAGGCGCTCAAGGTTGTCGGGTTTCTGACGACGGTCGTAACGTTCGGGGTCTCGCTCTTCCTCTATTTCGGATACGACTCGGCCGCAGGAGGTTTTCAGTTTCGGGAGTATGCGGTCTGGATAGCCGGACTGAACATCAGCTACTACATCGGTATCGACGGCATTTCGCTGCTTCTGATTGTGCTCACCACATTCCTCACTCCGCTTGCGTTGCTGGGAACGTGGAACTCAATTCAGAAGCGTCTGCGCGAATATACGATGATGATTCTCCTGCTCGAAGTCGGCATGATCGGTGTATTCGCATCCCTGGATCTCTTCCTCTTCTACATCTTCTGGGAGGCTATGCTCATCCCGATGTACTTCATTATCGGGATCTGGGGAGGGCAGGACAGGGTGTATGCAGCAATCAAGTTCTTCCTGTTCACGCTCTTCGGCAGTCTCCTGATGCTCGTCGCGATTATTGCCCTCGGTGTGTACGCCTCCACGCTGCCGGGTGGCTATTTCACGACTAACCTCGTGCAGCTGTATGGAGTTGCTCCCCGCATGGCCCTGACACTGCAGACCTGGATGTTCCTTGCCTTCACGCTGAGCTTTGCAATAAAAGTCCCGTTGTTCCCGTTCCATACGTGGCTCCCTGATGCTCACGTTCAGGCTCCCACGGCGGGAAGCGTGCTCCTTGCCGGCGTGTTGCTGAAGATGGGGACCTACGGACTGATCCGATTCTGCCTACCGCTATTCCCGCACGCCGCCTTCAAGTTCGTTCCATTGCTTGGAGTTTTGTCGGTCATTGGTATCGTTTACGGGGCACTCGTGGCAATGGTCCAGACCGACCTGAAGAAACTCGTCGCCTATTCTTCGGTCTCGCATCTTGGGTTTGTTGTCCTCGGCATTTTTGCGATGACTGAGGAAGGTATGCAGGGGGCAGTCATACAGATGATTAATCATGGTCTGTCAACGGGGGCGCTCTTCTTGATCGTCGGCATGCTCTACGATCGGGCGCACACTCGGATGATTGCCGATTTCGGAGGTGTGGCCAAGGTGATGCCTGTGTTCTCCACGATCTTTATGATCGTCTCGCTTTCTTCTATCGGCTTGCCCGGTCTGAACGGATTCGTAGGCGAGTTCCTCATTCTCCTTGGCAGTTTCAAATCGACGTTTCTCGGATCGCATGCCTATGCAATTTTCGCGTCGTCGGGAGTCATTCTTGCGGCCGTCTATCTGCTTTGGGCCTATCAGCGAGTGATCTTCGGCAAGGTGAGGGAGGGGGGACTGTATGGCGGTCACCATCTCACCGACCTGAATGCGAAAGAAGTTGTATCGCTCGTGGCTCTACTGGTATTCATTGTCTGGATCGGGGTCTATCCAGGAACATTTTTGAGCAAGTCGGCTCCGGCTGCGAAGCAGCTGGTTTACGGCCTTGAGTCCGTCCGTGCGGGCGGTCTGATCCGCACTGCCGAGATCCCTGCGGTCACACGCCCCGCGGGTCAATAGCCGGGATGATGAGGTCTTACTCACCCAATGCACAAACCCCGGACCCGGCAGATTGGCACAATCGTAGCATTGGCGGCAATTGCGGTTCTGTTCTTCAATTACTTCGAACATGTGCTGGAATCTTCAGTTGTCTCGGCTGTACCGGTTTGGCTTGTTACGCCATTTGTTCTTTTACTTCTTGCGATAGCGACAGGTCCTTTCGTTAACAAGTCGTGGTGGGAACACCACTATCCGGCGGTTTCCGCTGTGCTGGGGGCCGTTGTGGTCGGGTATTACGTATATCCACTTTCAAATGTCTCCCGCATTGTGCTGACACTCTACGACTACGTCAGCTTCATTTCGCTCATCGGTTCGTTGTTTGTGGTGGCGGGCGGGATTCATTTCAACCTCCGCGGAAAAGCAGCTCCCTGGGAGAATGTTGTGCTCCTCGGTGCGGGGGCTGTACTTTCGAACGTGCTGGGCACGACGGGGGCGTCGATGCTCCTGGTTCGGCCTTACCTGAGGAGCAACAAGTTCCGGATCAAGGGATACCATGTGGTCTTTTTCATCTTTATCGTCAGCAATATCGGCGGCGCACTTACGCCGATAGGCGATCCACCTCTCTTCCTGGGATTCCTGAAAGGCGTGCCATTCTTCTGGGTGGTGACGAAGGCATGGTTTGCGTGGGCGTTGGTTCTTGGACTCTTGCTGGTTCTTTTCTACGCCGTCGATCGGTTCCATTTTCGGAGAGTGTCTCACAAGAAACAGGAAGAGGCAATACGGCCGGAGGAAGTCAGGATTTCCGGACTGCACAATGTGTGGTTTCTTGCAACGATAATTGCCGCCGTGTTCGTTGAGCGTCCCCTGATGCTCCGTGAGGTGATTATGTGGAGCGCTGCGATGGGGTCGTACTACACGACGAGAAAAGAAGTGCACGGAAGAAATGAATTTAATTTTCTTCCGCTGAAGGAAGTGGCAGTGCTGTTCCTGGGGATATTTGCCACGATGATTCCCGCGCTCGACTGGCTGGAGATGCACGCTGCCGTTCTGGGCATCAAGACTCCCGGGCAGTTCTTCTTCACCACAGGCGTTCTCTCGAGCGTGCTCGACAACGCACCGACGTATTTGAGTTTCCTGAGCGCGGCATTCGGTTTGCACGGCGCGAGCATCGATAACGCGGCACACATGCACGTGCTCCTTGGAAGTATTCAAGCAAGCGCGGCTGGCCTGACGAACCCTCTTTCCCCCGGGGCAATGGCGGTGACAAACGATTCCTGGAGATATGTGCAGGCGATTTCGCTCGGAGCAGTGTTCTTTGGCGCGATGACGTATATAGGCAACGGTCCGAATTTCATGGTGAAATCGATTGCGGATCAGGCCGGCGTCAAATCGCCCTCCTTTTTTGAATATGTCTGGAAATACAGCGTTCCCGTATTGCTACCTATCTTCATCATTGTTTGGTACCTGCTGTTTTGAGATTTGGTCCTGCGGCGCGTGCTCGCGGGACAAAGAGATCCGATTCTGACTCGCACTTTGTTCTCCTTCACATTCGATTGTACTATGGACATCTCGTTCAATGACTTCTACAACAGCTCGCCACTGATAGCACTGGTGAGTTTCGCGTTGCTGACACTCATCGTCGAAGGACTGGGGAAGGACAAGCCGGTTTCCTCGTATTGGATGAGCCTCATCGGCGTGGCGGTTTCTCTTGTGCTCTCCTTCTTTCATCTTGGAGAAGGCATGCCGGTGTTTGGCGGGATGTTGTTTCAGGGGGGATTTGCCGGATACTGCAATATCATCTTTCTGTCCTCCGCACTTCTCACGATTATCCTGGCACGGGGGTACCTCGAGAGGATGGAGTATCATCGGGGCGAGTTCTACATCCTCGTCATGTTTGCCACGACTGGTATGATGCTGATGGCCGGCGCATTGAACCTCATCACCATTTTCCTTGGCATCGAGCTGATGTCCGTCCCTCTGTATGTTCTTGCGGGGTTCTTGCGTAAGAAGCAGAAGGCGAATGAATCCGCCCTGAAGTACTTTCTTCTCGGTGCGTTCGCTACCGGCTTCCTGCTCTACGGCATCGCTCTCATCTATGGTGTCGCAGGCACGACTGACTTGTTGCAGATCAAGGCAGCCGTGCCGCAGATATCGCACAATCCGCTCTTTGTTATTGGGGCCGGCCTGCTCGTTGTCGCCTTCTCCTTCAAGGTTGCAGCTGTGCCATTTCACATGTGGGCCCCTGATGTGTACGAAGGAGCCCCCACACCGGTGACCGGCTTCATGTCCACGGGGGCAAAAGCGGCCGCGTTCGCGACGTTCCTGCTTGTCTTTGTGCGGATTTTCGAAATCGCAGGGACGAGCCTCAGCCAGGTCATTGCGATGATCGCTGCGGCATCAATGATCATAGGCAACATTTCGGCGGTCGCGCAGACGAACGTGAAGCGAATGCTTGCATATTCGAGCATCGCGCATGCCGGCTATATGCTGAGTGGTATCGCCGCTGCGAACAATGAAGGCCAGACTGGTATTCTCTTCTACTTGATGGCCTATGCTTTCATGAATATAGGCGCGTTTGGCATTGTCTCGTGGGTTGAGCAGAAGGATGACAAGCGACTCACGTTTGATGATTATGCCGGCCTCAGCGCACGACGTCCTGGCGTCGCGGCGCTTATGGCGGTGTTCATGTTCTCGTTGGCGGGGATTCCGCCGTTCGCAGGGTTCTTCGGGAAGTACTATGTGTTCCTTGCGGCTGTCAGAGCGGATCTGACCTGGCTTGCGATCGTCGGTGTCATGACAAGCCTGATTTCCGTTTACTACTATCTGCGACTTGTCGTCGTAATGTACTTCCGCGAAGGCGACGCAGACACCGACGACCAGATTCCGCTTGTTGCATTCATAGCTGTCGCTTTTGCGGCGCTCATGGTGCTGGCCCTCGGTGTTTACCCCTCACTTCTCGTTGAGATTACAAGGGGTTTCTTCAAGATCTGACGATCAAACCATGCGAACGATTGTATCGGCGAAGGAAATGAGGTGGTGCGATGAAAGCGCCATCCGCAAGTTTGGAATTCCCGGTCTGTTGTTGATGGAACACGCGGGCCGCGGTGTGGCTGAAATTGCCCAGCGTTACTTCGGTCCTCTGCATGGAAAAGAAATCCTCGTGTTTTGCGGCAAGGGGAACAACGGAGGAGACGGTTTTGTCGCCGCTCGTCATCTCCTCATTACCGGCGCCCGCATCACGATCATCCTGATGGTTTCTCCCCGTCAACTTTCCGGGGATGCACTGACGAACTTCAGGATCCTGGATCAGGTTCGCCGCGCGTCAACACATTCCCTATTCTTCAAATCGTATTCACGCCCTCTCCTCGGCAAACTCCCAAAGCCCGCACTAATAGTCGACGCCATATTCGGCACAGGGTTTTCAGGGGAAGTTATCCAGCCCTACGCATCCGCAATTGAGTGGATAAACGGACTCGGCGTGCCAATCCTCTCCGTTGATATTCCGTCCGGCGTCGATGGGACGACGGGGAAGGTGGAGAAGCTGGCCGTCCGGGCTCTTCACACGGCGACGTTTGGATTGAAGAAAACGGGACTTCTGTGCAGCGATGGGCAGGACCACGTCGGACAGCTCAGCGTCGTGGATATCGGAATACCAAGGGCTGTCAGCGATTCGAAAAGACTCAAGACATTTCAGACCGAGGCAGAAGACGTCCGTACTGCCTTGCCGCGGAGATCGTCGACGGCTCACAAATACTCGGCGGGAAAGGTATTCGTTCTCGCAGGATCGAGAGGCTTCACGGGTGCGGCATATCTCAGTTCGATGGCTGTTTTGCGCTCCGGTGCAGGCGCAGTAATGCTCGGGACCCCGGAAGCTGTGTATCCGATCCTGGCACGGCGACTCACCGAAGCCATCGTCAAGCCGCTCCCTTCGACGAGCGAAGGCACTCTAGCCAGGGCCGCGTTCGACGAAATCTTAGAGAAACTAAGTTGGGCGGATGTTGTCGTTGTAGGCCCCGGGCTCTCGACGAATGCGGAGACTCAGCAGCTCGTTCGTATGATTCTTGAGAAATACCAGGGAAACGTCGTTGTCGATGCAGATGCTCTCCGGGTCATTGGAGACATCGGCCTGCGCAAGATCGCCCGGCTGAAAAGCAGGATCATCCTCACTCCGCACTCGGGAGAATACGCTCGGATTATCGGTGCGTCGGCGAAGGAAATCGATGGCAATAAGATCGATTTCGCACGGTGGGGGGGTGTGATGGGAAAAGTGACGCTTGTTCTCAAAGGCGGACCTACCGCCATCGGAACACGCGAGGGAACAGTGTTTCTGAACTCGACCGGCAATCCGGGCATGGCGACCGTTGGTGCGGGGGATGTTCTTACAGGAATCATAGCATCCCTGTGGGCTCAGGGGGCTGCCGAAGAGGCCGCCGCATTCTCAGGAGTCTATCTGCACGGTATGTCAGGTGACA from Ignavibacteriales bacterium includes these protein-coding regions:
- a CDS encoding ATP-binding cassette domain-containing protein, which codes for MLNVSNLRKAYDTVVAVDGVSFEVQRGELFGLLGPNGSGKTTTIRTVLNIIAPDNGTISFDGKPFTPAMWNIIGYLPEERGLYRKSKILSAILYFAALKGMDEREAKAAAFKWLDRFGLKDSAFRKVEELSKGNQQKIQLIISILHNPQLLILDEPFSGLDPVNQILLKDILMELRQQNVAIVFSTHQMEQVEKMCDNICLINKGKPVLSGSLRDVKQRYGTNTLRLEFEGDGEFLKKSPLVKRADVYQNYAELELVDIKKSRELLSKLDDKLNLRKFEIVEPSLTSIFINVVGVPPTPAEPVSQKPVVVLPAKKPLDKRLKKELISMVFGVVIFAALLVVNYLSTEPSMAMVGLFVVGVGLSVFRYLRVKKQVDADQKRSEGGQIE
- a CDS encoding NADH-quinone oxidoreductase subunit J yields the protein MTIETFLFYFLGAISVGSALMMVTRRNPVIAALYLILNFFALGGLYLSLHAQFIAFIQILVYAGAIMVLFLFVIMLLNLGDTSQMREKISMKKIIAAGLSFGVLMELIYVLGFSKAAMAPSQFEKATEIGTVENIGMQLFTKFLFPFEVTSILLLSAIVGAVILAKKTLR
- a CDS encoding NAD(P)H-hydrate dehydratase, which gives rise to MRTIVSAKEMRWCDESAIRKFGIPGLLLMEHAGRGVAEIAQRYFGPLHGKEILVFCGKGNNGGDGFVAARHLLITGARITIILMVSPRQLSGDALTNFRILDQVRRASTHSLFFKSYSRPLLGKLPKPALIVDAIFGTGFSGEVIQPYASAIEWINGLGVPILSVDIPSGVDGTTGKVEKLAVRALHTATFGLKKTGLLCSDGQDHVGQLSVVDIGIPRAVSDSKRLKTFQTEAEDVRTALPRRSSTAHKYSAGKVFVLAGSRGFTGAAYLSSMAVLRSGAGAVMLGTPEAVYPILARRLTEAIVKPLPSTSEGTLARAAFDEILEKLSWADVVVVGPGLSTNAETQQLVRMILEKYQGNVVVDADALRVIGDIGLRKIARLKSRIILTPHSGEYARIIGASAKEIDGNKIDFARWGGVMGKVTLVLKGGPTAIGTREGTVFLNSTGNPGMATVGAGDVLTGIIASLWAQGAAEEAAAFSGVYLHGMSGDIAKEIHGERSVIAQDLIDQLPTAFRRIEGG
- the nuoL gene encoding NADH-quinone oxidoreductase subunit L, translated to MTRSPDTGHFLIQLSDLMFSYTPLIVLFPLLGFVFLGLFGLKVKNEKLLGIIGSGSVGLSFLFAVGLFATMLGMHAEERKHVVELFTWISTFTGTASSFSVPVAYQVDQLSILMTMIITGVGFLIHVYSIGYMHGDPGYWRFFAYLNLFIFAMLNLVLADNFLLMFLGWEGVGLCSYLLIGFWHDRKFETGGYKPGTATTADAAKKAFVVNRIGDFGFLLAMFLIFVNFGSLNFDAVFGRAAILSEGNSALLWIALLLFLGATGKSAQIPLFVWLPDAMAGPTPVSALIHAATMVTAGVYMVARCSLLYALAPGAMQVMAIVGALTALMAATIGLVQNDIKKVLAYSTVSQLGYMFLGMGVAAFSAGIFHVLTHAFFKALLFLGSGAVIHAMHDEQDIQKMGGLKHHMPTTYKTFLIGAIAIAGIPPFAGFFSKDEILWKAFSSEHGSILLWVMGVLGAAMTAFYMFRLVSLTFEGEKRYGSDVHPHEAPKTMTVPLIILAFLSIVGGFVGIPESLLGGNALEHWLEPVFAPAYDRLRMSTHPLEITEYLLMVLSVGVAAAGIYAARTVYLRRPELADEWKAKYALAYKWLFNKYYIDEAYDALIVSPTVKVSEGFLWKGIDVRVIDGIVDGSARLIAMLAQGVRRIQTGVAQQYATVFVGGIVLVLMWLILK
- a CDS encoding ABC transporter permease; its protein translation is MKSLVVARWEFMEKVKSKAFIISLVLMPLIMVGFGVLPGLLASKPDAKPITVGMIDETGSILKPLSAKLDEKYKLPDGRPNYILRNLKEDGSGDDLKSRAVRMISNKEMEGYFSIPSTVYDSGRVEYRAENVGNIRISERFSRTMEEVIVEQRLTGRGLNPAEIKKLMANIDVKALKVSERGGEKESGFLQTFASAYIVIMMLMFLVMTSGQLLIRSVVEEKSNRVIEVLLSSCSARDLMIGKILGLSGLGILQMLIWGVIGLGIALKSGANIFEMEPVLVAILYVFVGYFFYSAIFVAAGSPVTTEQEAQQITSYVSLVLVFPIVLMVPAMQNPDSSLIKILSYIPLLTPAFMVLRVSIQMPPLWEILATLGLLLASTVLMMWVAGKIFRTAILVYGKRPTIPELIRWIRTP
- a CDS encoding NADH-quinone oxidoreductase subunit N, with amino-acid sequence MDISFNDFYNSSPLIALVSFALLTLIVEGLGKDKPVSSYWMSLIGVAVSLVLSFFHLGEGMPVFGGMLFQGGFAGYCNIIFLSSALLTIILARGYLERMEYHRGEFYILVMFATTGMMLMAGALNLITIFLGIELMSVPLYVLAGFLRKKQKANESALKYFLLGAFATGFLLYGIALIYGVAGTTDLLQIKAAVPQISHNPLFVIGAGLLVVAFSFKVAAVPFHMWAPDVYEGAPTPVTGFMSTGAKAAAFATFLLVFVRIFEIAGTSLSQVIAMIAAASMIIGNISAVAQTNVKRMLAYSSIAHAGYMLSGIAAANNEGQTGILFYLMAYAFMNIGAFGIVSWVEQKDDKRLTFDDYAGLSARRPGVAALMAVFMFSLAGIPPFAGFFGKYYVFLAAVRADLTWLAIVGVMTSLISVYYYLRLVVVMYFREGDADTDDQIPLVAFIAVAFAALMVLALGVYPSLLVEITRGFFKI
- the nuoK gene encoding NADH-quinone oxidoreductase subunit NuoK, with protein sequence MDLQSYLLLSAATFIIGVVGVIARRNAIIVFMSIELMLNSVNLTLVAFSAFLGDVTGQMLVFFSMTVAAAEAAIGLAIIIALFRNKQTLNLEELNILKW
- a CDS encoding NADH-quinone oxidoreductase subunit M; protein product: MVYQHLLTLTIFFPILGVLALFFVNRENAQALKVVGFLTTVVTFGVSLFLYFGYDSAAGGFQFREYAVWIAGLNISYYIGIDGISLLLIVLTTFLTPLALLGTWNSIQKRLREYTMMILLLEVGMIGVFASLDLFLFYIFWEAMLIPMYFIIGIWGGQDRVYAAIKFFLFTLFGSLLMLVAIIALGVYASTLPGGYFTTNLVQLYGVAPRMALTLQTWMFLAFTLSFAIKVPLFPFHTWLPDAHVQAPTAGSVLLAGVLLKMGTYGLIRFCLPLFPHAAFKFVPLLGVLSVIGIVYGALVAMVQTDLKKLVAYSSVSHLGFVVLGIFAMTEEGMQGAVIQMINHGLSTGALFLIVGMLYDRAHTRMIADFGGVAKVMPVFSTIFMIVSLSSIGLPGLNGFVGEFLILLGSFKSTFLGSHAYAIFASSGVILAAVYLLWAYQRVIFGKVREGGLYGGHHLTDLNAKEVVSLVALLVFIVWIGVYPGTFLSKSAPAAKQLVYGLESVRAGGLIRTAEIPAVTRPAGQ
- a CDS encoding sodium:proton antiporter; the protein is MHKPRTRQIGTIVALAAIAVLFFNYFEHVLESSVVSAVPVWLVTPFVLLLLAIATGPFVNKSWWEHHYPAVSAVLGAVVVGYYVYPLSNVSRIVLTLYDYVSFISLIGSLFVVAGGIHFNLRGKAAPWENVVLLGAGAVLSNVLGTTGASMLLVRPYLRSNKFRIKGYHVVFFIFIVSNIGGALTPIGDPPLFLGFLKGVPFFWVVTKAWFAWALVLGLLLVLFYAVDRFHFRRVSHKKQEEAIRPEEVRISGLHNVWFLATIIAAVFVERPLMLREVIMWSAAMGSYYTTRKEVHGRNEFNFLPLKEVAVLFLGIFATMIPALDWLEMHAAVLGIKTPGQFFFTTGVLSSVLDNAPTYLSFLSAAFGLHGASIDNAAHMHVLLGSIQASAAGLTNPLSPGAMAVTNDSWRYVQAISLGAVFFGAMTYIGNGPNFMVKSIADQAGVKSPSFFEYVWKYSVPVLLPIFIIVWYLLF